The proteins below come from a single Paramormyrops kingsleyae isolate MSU_618 chromosome 25, PKINGS_0.4, whole genome shotgun sequence genomic window:
- the LOC140582805 gene encoding uncharacterized protein — protein sequence MRQCSSWSTWAHSSRALQSCHVILTGMSPEKSPEDCWAVLRAAKNDFLAVLGKVYPEEMPLECAECCLVLYYLEATVILKHLQPPGVVEHMTVQEWMTRSTSEADHTVIVVKEHKTSAQQAATFALSSEEETWFDIYFTQVWPQLLSSKRSRTTLDDLGGDKRFFVSTTGRPAFNASNDLNRLHQKYKLDPVTYQTARRIFETATKDLTDQEKSLVADYLTHSTATADEHYRMKQSRNVVLASMLLKKLAGDSSAVSAEEGPSCSAHGAARDAALASNQQMDVQAAFDQLLRTHPVTLDGDIPDKTARSQTSGRFQRQLCERWLKAQMRMRVRHVLSHFGRRQPIESRVDAWIRNQGWKSNVPSAASVLKDWRPVGSVDTAVDSSHIQELIHNQKWKGLVVMDIAGKGKGVCATRQFQAGEVPFVVAPEVSINCVILEESVRGSTSMEGSCGFMKNRNLATFST from the exons atgaggcaatgttcttcgtggagtacctgggctcactccagcagagctctgcaaagttg tcatgtcattctcacggggatgagcccagagaagagtccagaggactgctgggccgtgctgagggctgccaagaacgacttcttggcagtccttggcaaggtgtatccggaggagatgcccctggagtgtgcagagtgctgccttgtcctctactacctggaggccacggtgattctgaagcatctccagccaccaggcgtggtggagcacatgacc gtccaggagtggatgaccaggagcacgtccgaggccgaccatacggtgattgtggtgaaggaacacaagacgtcggcgcagcaagcggccacgtttgcattgtcctctgaggaggagacg tggttcgacatctacttcacccaggtatggccacagctcctgagctccaagaggagccggacgacactggatgacctgggaggagacaaacggttcttcgtctccaccacaggcaggccggcgttcaacgcttcgaatgacctcaaccggctgcaccaaaa atacaagctggatccagtcacctaccagacggcccggcgcatctttgagacggccaccaaggacttgacggaccaagagaaatccttggtggccgattacctcactcattccactgcgacggctgacgagcactaccggatgaagcagtcacggaatgtggtgctggccagtatgctgctgaagaagctggcaggtgactcaag cGCTgtctccgcagaggaaggacccagctgttctgcccatggtgccgcacgggatgctgccctggcatccaaccaacagatggatgtccaggcagcgttcgatcagctccttcggacccaccccgtgaccctggatggcgacatcccagacaagacggcacgctcgcagacgtcgggccggtttcagcggcagctctgtgagcgctggctgaaggcccagatgaggatgcgcgtacggcatgtcttgt cacactttggcagacggcagcccatcgagtcccgggtcgacgcttggatcaggaaccaaggctggaaaagtaacgttcccagtgcggccagcgttctgaaggactggagaccagtgggttcggtggacactgccgtggactctagccacatccaggagctcatccacaaccagaagtggaagggacttgtggtgatggacattgcggggaaggggaagggagtctgcgccacccggcagttccaggctggtgaggtg